In Vidua chalybeata isolate OUT-0048 chromosome 5, bVidCha1 merged haplotype, whole genome shotgun sequence, one genomic interval encodes:
- the NT5DC3 gene encoding 5'-nucleotidase domain-containing protein 3, producing MKSYLWSRYKEAKRVTKELVPSIMSNMLNPDAIFSNNEMSLSDIEIYGFDYDYTLVFYSKHLHTLIFNAARDLLINEHRYPAEIRKYDYDPNFAIRGLHYDVHRALLMKIDAFHYIQLGTVYRGLSVVPDEEVIAMYDGSHVPLEQMSDFYGKSSQGNTMKQFMDIFSLPEMTLLSCVNEYFLKNNIDYEPVHLYKDVKDSIRDVHIKGIMYRAIEADIEKYICYAEQTRAVLAKLADHGKKMFLITNSPSSFVDKGMKFIVGKDWRDLFDVVIVQAEKPNFFNDKRRPFRKVNERGVLLWDKIHKLQKGQIYKQGNLYEFLKLTGWRGSKVLYFGDHIYSDLADLTLKHGWRTGAIIPELRSEIKIMNTEKYIQTMTWLQTLTGLLEHMQVHRDPDSQMILEEWKKERKEMREMNRNFFNAQFGSIFRTDENPTYFLRRLSRFADIYMASLSCLLNYEPDYTFYPRRTPLQHELPGWSDQLCTGTFRIPFLQETVQIK from the exons ATGAAGAGCTACCTGTGGTCGCGCTACAAGGAGGCCAAGAGGGTCACCAAGG AGTTGGTTCCTTCAATTATGAGTAACATGCTGAATCCAGATGCTATTTTTTCAAACAATGAAATGAGCCTGTCAGACATTGAAATTTATGGGTTTGATTATGACTACACCTTGGTCTTTTATTCTAAACATCTGCACACGCTTATATTCAATGCTGCTCGAGATCTTCTTATTAATGAGCATCGG TATCctgcagaaataagaaaatatgatTATGATCCCAATTTTGCCATCAGAGGTCTTCATTATGATGTGCACCGG GCATTATTAATGAAGATCGATGCTTTTCATTATATTCAGCTGGGAACAGTTTACAG aggcCTCAGTGTTGTCCCAGATGAAGAAGTCATTGCAATGTATGATGGTTCCCATGTCCCTTTAGAGCAGATGAGTGACTTTTATGGAAAG AGCTCACAAGGAAATACAATGAAGCAATTCATGGATATATTCTCCTTGCCAGAAATGACACTCCTTTCTTGTGTGaatgaatattttctgaaaaacaacatAGACTATGAACCTGTTCATCTGTACAAAGATGTCAAG GATTCAATCAGGGATGTTCACATCAAAGGAATAATGTACAGAGCAATTGAAGCAGATATTG AGAAATACATCTGCTATGCTGAACAAACTCGTGCAGTGTTAGCAAAGCTGGCTGATCATGGCAAGAAGATGTTTCTCATCACAAACAGTCCCAGCAGCTTTGT GGACAAAGGCATGAAATTTATCGTTGGCAAGGACTGGAGGGATCTCTTTGATGTGGTCATTGTCCAGGCTGAAAAACCAAACTTTTTCAACGATAAGCGAAG ACCATTTCGGAAGGTGAATGAAAGGGGAGTCTTGCTCTGGGACAAGATTCACAAGCTGCAGAAAGGCCAGATTTACAAACAG GGTAACTTGTATGAATTTTTGAAGCTTACTGGCTGGAGGGGCTCTAAGGTTCTCTACTTTGGTGACCACATATACAGTGACTTGGCA GACTTGACCCTGAAGCATGGCTGGCGCACTGGTGCGATTATTCCAGAGTTACGATCGGAGATTAAAATCATGAACACAGAGAAGTACATTCAAACCATGACCTGGCTGCAAACCTTGACAGGATTATTGGAACACATGCAG GTTCACCGTGATCCTGATTCCCAAATGATTTTAGAAGaatggaagaaggaaagaaaggaaatgag GGAGATGAACAGGAACTTCTTCAATGCCCAGTTTGGAAGCATATTCAGAACTGATGAGAATCCAACTTACTTCCTGAGACGGCTCTCTAGATTTGCAGATATCTACATGGCATCCCTGAGCTGTCTCTTGAACTACGAACCTGACTATACATTTTATCCAAGAAGGACTCCTTTGCAGCATGAACTTCCTGGCTGGTCAGACCAGCTGTGCACTGGTACATTCAGAATACCTTTCCTACAAGAGACAGTTCAGATCAAATGA